A DNA window from Rhipicephalus sanguineus isolate Rsan-2018 chromosome 8, BIME_Rsan_1.4, whole genome shotgun sequence contains the following coding sequences:
- the LOC119401626 gene encoding uncharacterized protein LOC119401626 — translation MRSGLGLLSELEPTAKMTVLDSSCSALTKESPSAALTEAGAASGDAAGSRPDKQRHGSAGYFQQLFHAPNGNLFSVLSPLQQRSGRGCTMKPAFLCRQPAQQMGQRATRSRSGRRGGGSRCLKFHNFIPSESITSEKDDGSHDDVWKVHAECKLQEEHGTKQIMVSQWSVSSTDAPPSSSASSLVQAATESRHPAVNDATATAELDKSQSQLASRLRAEVTRRQPPSSTCPPPASSPTNKAADVSGPNTDEASPHPQQQGQVTNQTGLVVTAVTAPPVVDEEVLRATPGSFVPSRNSELFNELASSSCCSEDVQSRTESAPASPVGGVDTNADTSGKQSEILFECLSKRHRRKPSQTRRVVPYRKYLSLLENDEAPGVSHPLDLSMKTRARATADDTSSTVSSSGSCCLPPVVCGASSFVPCCLPACSSQPYLPSVPSEHYHFPYQDLRTSVPGCFEKSPLQVALEAPLTTPPSRRLFSAFSQPSGVALGHQSAVSVPTVPTTQLPFGYALYSAPSSSGAGVKPSHPLQPQSYTDCSGSGSRSALMAVLQNCRDPRTSSAHSASPSPSEAPRGLRKPSQRSLIKQKLEDTFKQNGFLVKTKQVSDGDATFCKFRQLRKYTRYYLKSWHHHLPAEVHKLWKGFLPPKTLPGPGGSGEDAPRDSSHGSLSLTQ, via the coding sequence AACTGAGGCCGGTGCCGCAAGCGGAGACGCAGCGGGCAGCAGGCCAGACAAACAGCGTCACGGTAGCGCCGGATACTTCCAGCAACTCTTCCATGCCCCCAATGGCAACCTGTTCAGCGTTCTGTCACCGCTGCAACAGCGCAGCGGCCGCGGCTGCACCATGAAGCCCGCGTTCCTCTGCCGCCAGCCGGCTCAGCAGATGGGCCAGCGTGCCACGCGCAGCCGGAGCGGCCGTCGCGGAGGTGGTAGCCGCTGCCTGAAGTTCCACAACTTCATCCCTTCCGAGAGCATCACCTCCGAGAAGGACGATGGCTCGCACGACGACGTGTGGAAAGTGCACGCTGAGTGCAAGCTGCAGGAGGAACACGGCACCAAGCAGATCATGGTGTCCCAGTGGTCCGTGTCTTCGACGGACGCCCCGCCGTCCTCTTCAGCTTCCTCCTTGGTCCAAGCAGCGACGGAGTCTAGGCACCCAGCCGTCAACGACGCAACGGCCACGGCCGAGCTCGACAAGTCGCAATCTCAACTGGCTTCCAGACTGCGAGCGGAGGTGACGCGACGTCAGCCCCCCTCGTCGACTTGCCCGCCGCCTGCGTCCAGCCCCACCAACAAGGCCGCAGACGTTTCAGGACCGAACACGGACGAAGCTTCGCCACACCCTCAGCAGCAAGGTCAAGTTACTAACCAGACGGGACTCGTGGTCACTGCGGTCACTGCTCCACCGGTAGTGGACGAAGAGGTGCTTAGGGCGACACCCGGGAGTTTCGTACCTTCCAGAAACAGTGAACTTTTCAATGAGCTGGCATCGTCGTCGTGCTGCTCCGAGGACGTTCAGAGCAGGACCGAATCGGCACCCGCTTCGCCTGTCGGTGGTGTCGACACGAATGCTGACACATCCGGCAAGCAGTCGGAAATCCTCTTCGAGTGTTTGTCCAAACGGCACCGAAGAAAGCCTTCGCAGACTCGCAGGGTAGTCCCTTACCGAAAGTACCTGTCTCTCTTGGAGAATGATGAAGCTCCTGGCGTGTCGCACCCTCTGGACTTATCTATGAAGACGAGGGCACGCGCAACAGCGGATGACACTAGTTCCACTGTCAGCAGCAGCGGTAGCTGTTGCTTACCGCCAGTGGTGTGTGGAGCGTCATCGTTTGTGCCCTGTTGCTTGCCAGCCTGTTCCTCGCAGCCGTACCTTCCAAGTGTACCTTCAGAGCACTATCATTTCCCCTATCAGGACCTGAGAACATCCGTGCCTGGCTGCTTCGAGAAGTCTCCACTCCAGGTGGCATTAGAAGCACCTCTCACAACTCCACCCAGCCGTAGACTCTTCAGCGCTTTCTCTCAGCCGAGTGGAGTTGCCTTGGGACACCAGTCTGCGGTGTCCGTGCCCACAGTACCTACAACCCAGTTGCCATTTGGCTATGCCCTTTACTCAGCACCGTCATCTTCTGGTGCTGGTGTGAAGCCATCGCACCCTCTTCAACCACAGTCCTATACAGACTGTTCGGGCAGTGGCAGTCGGTCAGCACTGATGGCAGTTCTGCAGAATTGTCGAGATCCGAGGACCAGCAGTGCGCACAGTGCAAGCCCGTCGCCTTCGGAAGCACCCAGGGGTCTTCGCAAACCGAGCCAGAGGTCACTGATTAAGCAGAAGCTGGAAGACACGTTCAAGCAGAATGGCTTCCTTGTCAAGACCAAGCAAGTGTCGGATGGTGACGCCACCTTCTGCAAGTTCCGTCAGCTTCGCAAGTACACGCGCTACTACCTCAAGAGCTGGCACCACCACCTTCCAGCCGAAGTGCACAAGCTCTGGAAAGGTTTCCTTCCTCCAAAGACATTGCCCGGTCCTGGAGGCTCTGGCGAAGATGCGCCCAGGGATTCCTCGCATGGTTCTCTTTCCTTAACACAATAG